Proteins encoded together in one Rhizobium sp. 11515TR window:
- a CDS encoding sugar ABC transporter substrate-binding protein, giving the protein MTNSTKCESVLINAKRRAALKLGLAGTLVLALSCGISPAFAASKPKVGLIMKSLSNEFFKQMKAGADKYAAENKDKFDFKAVGMKDERDFAAQVDAVENFVTQKYDIIVVAPADSKAMATPLAKAVKAGVKVINIDVPLDADAKKAADIDLAFFGPDNTAGAKLAGDALAKDLGPGAKVVILEGNPEADNAKERKAGFMDSIKNGKLELLDSKTAHWETEEANTVMTNFLTKYKDIQGVMAANDSMALGVVKALDASGQAGKIKVVGFDNIPSVKPLLKDGKMLATVEQYGAEMAAMGIKYGLREYAGEKFTGWVKTDVTLVTAKDLK; this is encoded by the coding sequence ATGACCAATTCTACAAAGTGCGAATCCGTCTTGATCAACGCGAAGCGGCGTGCGGCGCTGAAACTGGGGCTTGCCGGCACCCTGGTGCTCGCGCTGTCCTGCGGCATATCGCCTGCCTTTGCCGCGAGCAAGCCGAAGGTCGGGCTGATCATGAAGTCTCTGTCCAATGAGTTCTTCAAACAGATGAAGGCCGGCGCCGACAAATATGCGGCCGAAAACAAGGACAAGTTCGACTTCAAGGCCGTCGGCATGAAGGACGAACGCGACTTCGCAGCCCAGGTCGATGCCGTCGAGAACTTCGTGACGCAGAAATACGACATCATCGTCGTCGCGCCGGCCGATTCCAAGGCCATGGCCACGCCGCTCGCAAAGGCGGTGAAGGCTGGCGTGAAAGTCATCAACATCGACGTGCCGCTCGATGCCGACGCCAAGAAGGCCGCCGATATCGATCTCGCCTTCTTCGGGCCGGACAACACGGCCGGCGCCAAGCTTGCCGGCGATGCGCTCGCCAAGGATCTGGGTCCCGGCGCAAAGGTCGTGATCCTGGAAGGCAATCCCGAGGCCGACAACGCCAAGGAGCGCAAGGCGGGCTTCATGGACTCCATCAAGAACGGCAAGCTGGAGCTTCTCGACAGCAAAACCGCGCATTGGGAGACGGAAGAAGCCAACACCGTGATGACGAATTTCCTGACCAAGTACAAGGATATTCAGGGCGTCATGGCCGCCAACGACTCCATGGCGCTCGGCGTGGTCAAGGCGCTTGATGCATCCGGCCAGGCAGGCAAGATCAAGGTTGTCGGCTTCGACAATATTCCGTCCGTCAAGCCGTTGCTCAAGGATGGCAAGATGCTGGCAACCGTCGAACAGTACGGCGCGGAAATGGCCGCCATGGGCATCAAGTATGGCCTTCGCGAATATGCCGGCGAGAAATTCACCGGCTGGGTCAAGACGGACGTGACGCTCGTCACCGCTAAGGACCTCAAATAG
- a CDS encoding sugar ABC transporter ATP-binding protein: MDVPETLDDAILKLEGIGKRFPGVVALKDVSIEIGRGKGHILLGENGAGKSTLINLLGGVFKPDDGRILFDGKAYHPSSPLEAFKAGIRVIHQELHPLSNLTVAENLLFEHLPRRYGLVNYKQMNTRAAELLAEVGLQVAPTTLASSLSVAQLQLLEIAKALSNESKLLVLDEPTATLTSKEVDRLFEILKRLKARGVTTLYISHRLEEIFEVGDDVTILRDGQHVITRPLEGLGIPKIVELMVGRELAQHDAFRGDSTISGEALGVSGLKVTSHSPELSFSVAKGEIVGIAGLVGSGRTEAVRAIFGADIKAAGEIRIDGEPVEIASPRDAVSAGLCLATEDRKTQGLMLDMSCAQNSTITSLGKISRNGLISRKAEDDSAQRLVRELRIKTPSIHQAVRTFSGGNQQKVVIAKWLFRGPKVLIFDEPTRGIDVGAKAEIYELLWKFAAERKGVLVVSSDLPELMSICHRIIVFSDGKIAGEIPREQFDESRILSLAYKEYSRVRQH, translated from the coding sequence GTGGACGTGCCAGAGACTTTAGATGACGCCATCCTGAAGCTGGAAGGAATAGGCAAACGCTTCCCGGGCGTCGTGGCTCTGAAGGATGTCTCCATAGAGATCGGCCGCGGCAAGGGTCACATTCTGCTCGGCGAAAATGGCGCCGGCAAATCGACGCTGATCAATCTGCTTGGCGGCGTCTTCAAGCCTGATGATGGTCGCATCCTGTTTGACGGCAAAGCCTATCATCCATCCTCTCCGCTCGAGGCGTTCAAGGCGGGCATCCGCGTCATTCACCAGGAACTGCACCCACTTTCCAATCTCACCGTCGCCGAAAACCTGCTTTTTGAGCATCTGCCGCGCCGATACGGCCTCGTGAACTACAAGCAAATGAACACCAGAGCGGCGGAACTACTAGCCGAGGTCGGCCTCCAGGTGGCGCCGACGACGCTTGCCAGCAGCTTGAGCGTCGCCCAGCTTCAACTGCTAGAGATCGCCAAGGCGCTATCCAACGAAAGCAAGCTTCTGGTCCTCGATGAACCGACGGCGACTTTGACCTCCAAGGAGGTTGATCGCCTCTTTGAGATTCTGAAGCGGCTGAAGGCGCGGGGCGTCACCACGCTTTACATATCGCACAGGCTCGAAGAGATCTTCGAAGTGGGCGATGACGTGACCATCCTGCGCGACGGGCAGCATGTGATTACGCGGCCGCTCGAAGGGCTCGGAATTCCGAAAATCGTCGAACTCATGGTTGGGCGCGAACTCGCGCAGCATGACGCCTTCCGCGGCGACAGCACTATCTCCGGCGAGGCGCTCGGCGTCTCCGGCCTCAAAGTGACGAGCCATAGCCCGGAGCTGTCATTTTCCGTCGCCAAGGGAGAAATCGTCGGCATTGCCGGGCTTGTGGGCAGCGGTCGCACAGAGGCGGTCCGGGCCATATTCGGCGCCGACATCAAGGCCGCAGGCGAAATCCGCATAGACGGCGAGCCGGTTGAGATTGCCTCGCCGAGGGACGCCGTCAGTGCCGGGCTGTGCCTGGCGACCGAAGACCGCAAGACACAAGGTCTCATGCTCGATATGAGCTGCGCGCAAAACAGCACCATCACCAGTCTTGGCAAGATCTCCCGCAACGGATTGATTTCGCGCAAGGCGGAGGATGATTCCGCGCAACGCCTAGTGCGCGAACTGCGGATAAAGACACCGTCCATCCATCAGGCCGTCAGGACATTTTCGGGTGGCAACCAGCAGAAAGTCGTCATCGCCAAATGGCTGTTCCGCGGCCCAAAGGTGCTGATCTTCGACGAGCCAACCCGAGGCATCGATGTCGGCGCCAAGGCGGAGATCTACGAGCTTCTGTGGAAATTTGCCGCCGAGCGAAAAGGTGTGCTCGTCGTGTCTTCGGACCTGCCGGAACTGATGAGCATTTGCCATCGCATCATCGTCTTCTCGGACGGCAAGATAGCCGGGGAAATACCTCGGGAGCAATTTGACGAGAGTAGGATCCTCTCACTCGCTTACAAGGAGTACAGTCGTGTCCGGCAACATTGA
- a CDS encoding ABC transporter permease, with the protein MSGNIEKTTEAKEASVWDKLIRISMKEAGVAIALVLILIFFSLTAPYFATPENFLKIFVQIAINTVLAAGMTFVILTGGIDLSVGSLLALCTVIGATIMIDPRFSPWQAIALASLASMGAGAILGAINGWICEKWKLPSFIVTLGMLNVASGLARVVSDNSTITGLPQAFVDFGNLIFWGVLPSIFLIAIVVVLIGWFVLRYTVFGRFVFAIGTNEEAVRLSGHEPKRYKIAVFTISGLTAGIAAMVYLLRLNVGSPVAGIGYELNAIAAVIIGGTSLSGGKGSIIGTLVGACILQVLSTGLQLLGADDNIKPIVIGAVIVLAVILDSYRGRLMRILESR; encoded by the coding sequence GTGTCCGGCAACATTGAAAAGACGACCGAGGCGAAAGAGGCCAGCGTCTGGGACAAGCTCATCCGGATCTCGATGAAAGAGGCCGGCGTTGCCATCGCCCTCGTCCTGATTTTGATCTTTTTCTCGCTGACGGCGCCCTATTTCGCGACGCCGGAGAACTTCCTGAAGATCTTCGTGCAGATCGCCATCAACACCGTGCTTGCCGCCGGCATGACCTTCGTCATCCTCACCGGCGGCATCGATCTTTCCGTCGGGTCGCTGCTGGCGCTTTGCACCGTCATCGGCGCGACGATCATGATCGACCCGCGGTTTTCTCCCTGGCAGGCGATCGCTCTTGCATCGCTCGCCTCGATGGGGGCCGGCGCGATCCTGGGTGCCATCAACGGATGGATCTGCGAGAAGTGGAAACTTCCATCCTTCATCGTCACCCTCGGCATGCTTAACGTCGCAAGCGGCCTTGCCCGCGTCGTCAGTGACAACTCCACCATCACAGGACTTCCGCAAGCCTTCGTCGATTTCGGCAATCTGATTTTCTGGGGCGTTCTTCCATCGATCTTCCTGATCGCGATCGTCGTCGTCCTCATCGGCTGGTTCGTGCTGCGCTATACGGTGTTCGGACGTTTCGTCTTCGCGATCGGGACGAATGAGGAGGCCGTCCGCCTATCGGGCCATGAGCCGAAGCGGTACAAGATCGCGGTCTTCACCATTTCCGGACTGACCGCCGGAATTGCCGCCATGGTCTATCTACTGCGCCTCAATGTCGGTAGTCCGGTTGCCGGTATCGGCTATGAATTGAATGCCATCGCGGCCGTCATCATCGGAGGCACCAGCCTTTCGGGCGGTAAGGGCTCGATCATCGGAACGCTGGTTGGAGCCTGCATTCTGCAGGTGCTGTCGACGGGGCTGCAGCTCTTGGGTGCCGACGACAACATCAAGCCGATCGTCATCGGCGCCGTCATCGTGCTCGCCGTTATTCTCGACAGCTATCGGGGCCGACTGATGCGGATATTGGAGAGCCGCTGA
- a CDS encoding alpha-mannosidase codes for MSLTIAQRLDRLKARTAELVHWRDRKSLAIDGWTFDGEPIAHHQDWPHRNGAVRFAAKATAPQDWPLEEIRLQLDLGGESLLTLRYPDGETEMFGLDPYHQEFPIKGRDFQIATESVARFPFGEPNRAPKLNRARLIWLDEPVHRLHLLLQQIGEAADILDGHEVVPHLIDAAERALRSLDWPSDTSAYISRTSGAAMQQKIWELPELQDNPAGLSEAQSASAAAAYDELLAQLKELQKRFPQNGELLLTGHAHIDLAWLWPYGETRRKMRRTFNTALSLMERSDDFRFNQSTAQYYAQMEEDDPELLERIKKKVAEGKWETVGGMWVEPDTNMPTGESLVRQLLYGQRYFEKHFGLRHSVCWLPDCFGFSGALPQILRLGGIDSFFTIKVNWSESNHIPSDLFWWKGLDGSKVLTHTFDNPMQGYNGFVQPDCFVPTWKNFRGKTQHDTSLLAVGYGDGGGGVTPEMVEREVQLRDFPAIPKARWGTVKGYYEKAHRTAKEKELPVWDGEIYLELHRATLTTQSGVKRKHRQAERALITAETLASLAHMLGAAKPQSFEANWRVVLKNEFHDILPGSSIREVYVDAERELDGVIGNAKAEQASALKTLSAHLPAGGVADALVVVNPSLSPRLLTATLSDGTVLASADSIAPLSVAVFDRKTLKPAGGLKADTHHLENEHLSVTIGKDGAVSCLIHKATGREAIEGSANQLWVYPVDKPRNWDAWDVDADYAEKGIRLDRPESITLVEEGSHRAAIRVINRYRNSTVTQLYVLTANARRLDIETTIDWHDRRTLLRTLNPVAVRSRTATFECAFGIVERQTHTNTSWEQAMFEAAAHRFVDLSEPGFGVALLNNAKYGHSARGNVIGMSLVRAPIYPDPMADEGQQSFTYALMPHEGAWYEGGVLSEAIDLNQPLVSMEASGLAAGTVSPLGIQGTPVAFSGLKPAEEGEGLILRLYEPAGRRGRLSLTLPSGWQASGPLNILEEPMERAGPADIMPFEIRTWKLQRT; via the coding sequence ATGTCTCTTACTATTGCCCAACGCCTTGATCGCTTGAAAGCCCGCACTGCGGAGCTTGTGCATTGGCGCGACAGGAAAAGTCTCGCGATCGACGGCTGGACCTTCGATGGGGAGCCGATTGCGCATCATCAGGACTGGCCGCATCGCAACGGGGCGGTTCGCTTTGCTGCCAAGGCAACGGCGCCGCAGGACTGGCCGCTCGAGGAGATCCGCCTTCAGCTCGATCTTGGCGGCGAGAGTCTGCTGACGCTGCGTTATCCTGATGGCGAAACCGAGATGTTCGGTCTCGATCCCTATCACCAGGAATTTCCGATCAAGGGTCGTGACTTCCAGATCGCGACCGAGAGCGTTGCGCGGTTTCCCTTCGGCGAGCCCAATAGGGCACCGAAGCTGAACAGGGCGCGCTTGATCTGGCTGGATGAGCCGGTCCATCGGCTGCATCTCCTGTTGCAGCAGATCGGCGAAGCGGCCGATATTCTTGACGGCCATGAAGTCGTGCCGCATTTGATCGATGCGGCCGAACGGGCGTTGCGCAGTCTCGATTGGCCCTCCGACACATCAGCCTATATCTCACGCACCTCAGGCGCGGCAATGCAGCAGAAGATCTGGGAGCTGCCGGAGCTTCAGGACAATCCGGCCGGTCTCAGCGAAGCACAGAGTGCTTCGGCAGCCGCTGCTTATGATGAATTGCTCGCGCAATTGAAAGAGCTTCAAAAGCGCTTCCCACAGAATGGCGAGCTGCTTCTGACCGGCCATGCCCATATCGATCTGGCCTGGCTTTGGCCCTATGGCGAGACGCGCCGTAAGATGCGCCGCACCTTCAATACCGCGCTTTCGCTGATGGAACGCTCCGACGACTTCCGCTTCAACCAATCGACCGCCCAATACTATGCGCAGATGGAGGAAGATGATCCGGAACTGCTCGAGCGGATCAAGAAGAAGGTGGCCGAAGGCAAGTGGGAAACCGTCGGAGGCATGTGGGTCGAGCCCGATACCAACATGCCGACGGGCGAGAGCCTCGTGCGCCAGCTTCTCTATGGCCAGCGCTATTTCGAAAAGCACTTTGGTCTGCGTCACAGCGTCTGCTGGCTGCCCGACTGCTTCGGTTTTTCAGGCGCGTTGCCGCAGATCCTGCGGCTTGGGGGCATCGACAGCTTCTTCACGATCAAGGTTAACTGGAGCGAAAGCAATCACATTCCGTCCGATCTCTTCTGGTGGAAGGGGCTCGATGGCAGCAAGGTGTTGACCCATACATTCGACAACCCCATGCAAGGCTATAACGGCTTCGTACAGCCGGATTGCTTCGTGCCGACCTGGAAGAATTTTCGCGGAAAGACGCAGCATGACACTTCGCTGCTGGCCGTCGGCTATGGCGACGGCGGCGGCGGCGTCACGCCAGAAATGGTAGAGCGCGAGGTACAGCTGCGGGACTTCCCGGCTATTCCGAAAGCGCGCTGGGGCACCGTGAAAGGCTATTACGAAAAGGCGCACCGCACCGCTAAGGAAAAGGAGCTTCCGGTCTGGGATGGGGAGATCTACCTCGAACTGCATCGCGCAACGCTGACGACGCAAAGCGGCGTCAAACGCAAGCATCGCCAGGCCGAACGCGCCCTGATCACAGCGGAGACGCTTGCCTCACTCGCCCATATGCTGGGTGCCGCCAAACCTCAAAGTTTCGAGGCGAACTGGCGCGTCGTTCTGAAAAATGAGTTTCATGATATCCTGCCCGGATCGAGTATTCGCGAGGTCTATGTCGATGCCGAGCGGGAGCTTGACGGGGTGATCGGCAATGCCAAGGCAGAGCAGGCAAGCGCTCTGAAGACGCTGTCGGCCCATCTTCCGGCCGGCGGAGTCGCGGATGCACTTGTCGTCGTCAACCCATCGCTTTCGCCGCGCCTGCTCACTGCAACCCTATCGGATGGAACGGTCCTCGCTTCGGCCGATTCCATCGCGCCTCTTTCCGTCGCGGTTTTCGATCGCAAAACCTTGAAGCCCGCCGGTGGGCTCAAGGCCGATACCCATCATCTCGAGAACGAGCATCTGTCCGTTACCATCGGCAAGGATGGCGCTGTATCGTGCCTTATTCACAAGGCGACGGGACGAGAAGCGATTGAAGGAAGTGCCAACCAGCTCTGGGTCTATCCAGTCGACAAGCCGCGCAATTGGGATGCCTGGGACGTGGACGCCGATTATGCCGAGAAAGGCATCCGGCTCGATCGGCCGGAGAGCATCACTTTGGTCGAGGAGGGATCGCATCGCGCCGCGATCCGTGTCATCAATCGATACCGCAACTCGACCGTGACCCAGCTTTATGTTCTGACCGCCAATGCCCGCAGGTTGGATATCGAAACGACCATCGACTGGCATGATCGGCGAACGCTGCTGAGAACCCTCAATCCGGTCGCCGTGCGGTCGCGTACAGCGACTTTCGAATGTGCTTTCGGCATTGTCGAGCGGCAAACGCATACCAATACCTCTTGGGAGCAGGCGATGTTCGAGGCGGCGGCGCATCGGTTCGTCGATCTCAGTGAACCAGGCTTCGGCGTCGCGCTGCTCAATAACGCTAAATATGGTCACAGCGCCCGCGGCAATGTCATCGGCATGAGCCTCGTACGCGCGCCGATCTATCCCGATCCGATGGCCGATGAAGGCCAGCAGAGTTTCACCTATGCGCTGATGCCGCATGAGGGCGCCTGGTACGAAGGCGGCGTTCTATCGGAGGCGATCGACCTCAACCAGCCGTTGGTGAGCATGGAAGCAAGCGGTCTTGCGGCCGGCACCGTATCGCCGCTTGGCATCCAAGGCACCCCAGTCGCCTTCTCCGGCCTGAAGCCGGCCGAGGAAGGGGAGGGGCTCATCCTGCGCCTTTACGAACCGGCCGGCCGGCGCGGCCGTCTGTCGCTGACCCTGCCGTCGGGATGGCAAGCTTCGGGGCCGCTGAACATCCTCGAAGAGCCGATGGAGCGCGCAGGCCCTGCCGACATCATGCCGTTCGAAATCCGGACCTGGAAGTTGCAGCGGACCTGA
- a CDS encoding LLM class flavin-dependent oxidoreductase, which produces MVTQRKKILLNAFNMNCVGHINHGLWTHPRDQSDHYKTLSYWTSLAATLERGLFDGIFLADILGVYDVYQNSVDLTLRESIQLPLNDPLLLVSAMAAVTQHLGFGVTVNASADAPYVFARRMSTLDHLTNGRIGWNIVTGYLDSAARGLGLDMQIEHDARYDRADEYLELLYKFWEGSWEDDAVLADKEKRIYADPSKVHQIDHEGQFYRSRGYHLAEPSMQRTPVLYQAGTSGRGRQFAARHAECIFIAAADKNAARAAVRALRQTAVAAGRKPDDVKIFVGITVVADRSAAAARERYADYLHHANPEAGLAHFSASTGIDFSRYELDEAIVYGPSNASQSATQTARQRGWTKRQLLGELSIGGRYPVVVGDAATVADELSAWIDEGEIDGFNLTRTVAPEGFEDFVDIVVPALQDRGLYKTAYAEGSLRQKIFGETARLPERHCGASYRRR; this is translated from the coding sequence ATGGTAACGCAAAGAAAAAAGATATTGCTCAACGCATTCAACATGAACTGCGTCGGCCACATCAATCATGGGCTATGGACGCATCCGCGAGATCAGTCCGATCACTATAAGACGCTGAGCTACTGGACATCGCTTGCGGCAACCCTGGAGCGTGGCCTTTTCGATGGCATTTTCCTGGCCGATATTCTCGGCGTCTATGATGTCTACCAGAACTCGGTCGATCTAACCTTGCGGGAATCCATTCAGTTGCCACTCAATGATCCCTTGTTGCTAGTGTCCGCCATGGCGGCCGTGACGCAGCATCTTGGCTTTGGCGTAACGGTCAATGCCAGTGCGGATGCGCCCTATGTTTTTGCGCGGCGCATGTCGACACTCGATCATCTGACCAATGGGCGCATCGGTTGGAATATCGTAACCGGCTATCTCGACAGTGCCGCGCGCGGCTTGGGACTCGATATGCAGATCGAGCATGATGCCCGCTACGATCGAGCAGACGAATATCTCGAACTCCTGTACAAATTCTGGGAGGGAAGCTGGGAAGACGATGCGGTTTTGGCGGACAAGGAAAAGCGCATCTATGCCGATCCGTCAAAAGTCCATCAGATAGATCATGAGGGGCAATTCTATCGTTCGCGCGGCTATCATCTTGCCGAACCGTCAATGCAGCGTACACCGGTTCTCTATCAGGCGGGTACATCCGGCCGCGGCAGGCAATTTGCTGCCCGTCATGCCGAATGCATCTTCATAGCAGCCGCGGACAAGAATGCAGCACGCGCCGCTGTCCGGGCGCTGCGCCAGACGGCTGTTGCTGCGGGGCGAAAGCCCGATGACGTGAAAATCTTTGTCGGCATAACTGTCGTGGCGGATCGCTCGGCTGCCGCGGCGCGGGAAAGATACGCGGACTATCTCCACCATGCTAATCCTGAAGCAGGGTTGGCGCATTTTTCGGCGAGCACGGGTATCGATTTTTCGCGTTACGAACTCGACGAGGCTATCGTCTATGGACCGTCCAACGCCAGCCAGTCGGCAACGCAAACTGCGCGGCAACGAGGCTGGACCAAGCGGCAATTGCTAGGGGAACTGTCCATTGGCGGCCGCTATCCGGTCGTTGTCGGCGATGCCGCAACGGTCGCGGATGAGCTTTCCGCGTGGATCGATGAGGGGGAGATCGACGGCTTTAACCTCACACGCACGGTGGCGCCGGAGGGCTTTGAGGATTTCGTCGATATTGTGGTGCCAGCCTTGCAGGATCGAGGTCTCTATAAGACTGCATATGCAGAAGGTTCACTGCGGCAAAAGATCTTCGGGGAAACCGCTCGCCTGCCGGAACGTCACTGCGGGGCGTCTTATCGACGGCGATAA
- a CDS encoding alkylhydroperoxidase domain protein: MTETVIHPTIENRPNAFTQAEIGWTPWLQPLDEADLTERHWAGLVDASRAKSPYFMLLVRDPDILQARTKTDKDIFYNVSAGLPRAERELAATAASRANGCIFCASVHSRFASHHSKRTDDVQHLLDDGLQADLGSRWNAVVEVSAALTATPSQFGANEIVRLREEGLDDLEIADVIHGAAFFNWANRLMLSLGEPTPAA, translated from the coding sequence ATGACCGAAACTGTCATTCACCCGACAATCGAAAACCGACCAAATGCCTTCACTCAAGCCGAAATCGGCTGGACGCCCTGGCTGCAGCCCCTTGATGAAGCGGACTTGACCGAGCGGCACTGGGCAGGCCTTGTGGACGCATCCCGGGCGAAGTCGCCGTATTTCATGCTGCTGGTACGCGATCCCGACATTCTCCAGGCCCGCACCAAGACGGACAAGGATATCTTCTATAATGTCTCGGCCGGCCTACCCCGCGCCGAGCGTGAACTGGCTGCCACGGCTGCATCGCGGGCGAATGGATGCATCTTCTGTGCATCGGTCCATTCTCGTTTCGCCTCCCATCATTCCAAGCGGACGGATGACGTGCAGCATCTGCTGGATGATGGGCTTCAGGCGGATCTTGGCAGCCGCTGGAATGCCGTTGTCGAGGTTTCAGCCGCGCTCACCGCGACGCCATCGCAATTTGGAGCCAACGAGATCGTCAGATTGCGCGAGGAGGGCCTGGATGATCTGGAAATCGCCGACGTGATCCATGGGGCTGCCTTCTTCAATTGGGCAAACCGATTGATGCTATCGCTCGGCGAGCCAACACCAGCGGCCTGA
- a CDS encoding CMD domain protein: MTVQTRDVIDFLAGIDPGSDLDGLRAQRPETRLNAQKSYEALFEPEHWGSVTPAERFAVAAFVAGLHKAPEIANFYSSKLRDEAHGPELVAVIDAELEAGDTTGPYGHYPAGPLSSEDRPGLVYEVSVESRKLLDLKLSAALEHSHLLVFRPREASAAALQKLLDAGWTTTGIVTLSQLVAFLAFQIRVVTGLKALAASSADVGRVAQA, translated from the coding sequence ATGACTGTGCAGACCAGAGACGTCATCGATTTCCTTGCAGGAATAGATCCTGGGTCCGATCTTGACGGCCTTCGGGCACAACGGCCCGAGACGCGCCTCAATGCTCAAAAGAGCTATGAAGCTCTTTTCGAGCCCGAGCATTGGGGAAGCGTGACCCCGGCGGAGCGCTTTGCCGTCGCCGCCTTTGTCGCCGGCCTTCACAAGGCGCCGGAGATCGCGAATTTTTATTCCTCCAAGTTGCGGGATGAGGCGCACGGCCCCGAGCTCGTCGCCGTCATCGATGCGGAGCTGGAGGCCGGTGATACAACCGGACCTTACGGCCATTATCCGGCTGGCCCGCTTTCCAGCGAGGACCGGCCGGGCCTCGTCTATGAGGTTTCGGTCGAAAGCCGCAAACTTCTGGACCTGAAGCTCAGCGCGGCGCTCGAACACAGCCACCTTCTGGTCTTCCGTCCGAGGGAGGCAAGCGCTGCGGCGCTGCAGAAGCTGCTGGACGCCGGCTGGACGACCACAGGCATCGTTACCTTGTCACAGCTGGTCGCATTTCTAGCGTTTCAGATCAGGGTCGTTACGGGCTTGAAGGCCTTGGCGGCCAGTTCAGCCGATGTCGGACGGGTCGCGCAAGCCTGA
- a CDS encoding putative FMN-dependent luciferase-like monooxygenase, translating into MSKPTLLKRLGFFSRVLDQVDAGTRYRLVAEQIIHAEKHGFDTAWVAQHHFNGDEGGLPAPLVFLAALAPQTSHIRLGTGVITLPMENAVRVAEDTAVLDKLLGGRLEVGFGTGGTPQAFLPFGLESSQRTEVYGNHLALVRDAWAGGELAGGNRLYPAAPHLRDHVWQATFSVGGGLRAGRDGDGLMLSRTQPRPPETPDAKLSDLQNPIIDAYLSALPAGRQPRILGSRSLFVADSRKEALHFADIGLRRIVEHFKAAGFVIPGETTADLIGAFDVHVGTPDDVIASLQADTALARVTDLVFQVHSVDPPHEHILRSLELTAAHVAPALGWVQQRPTGNERRFAAQV; encoded by the coding sequence ATGAGTAAGCCAACATTACTGAAGCGATTGGGCTTCTTCAGTCGGGTCCTGGACCAGGTGGATGCCGGAACCCGCTACAGGCTGGTTGCCGAGCAGATCATCCATGCCGAAAAACATGGCTTCGACACGGCCTGGGTGGCGCAGCATCACTTCAACGGAGACGAAGGCGGCCTGCCTGCACCATTGGTGTTTCTCGCCGCCCTGGCCCCGCAGACCTCGCATATTCGTTTGGGCACGGGTGTCATCACGTTGCCGATGGAGAACGCGGTGCGGGTCGCCGAAGATACAGCCGTGCTCGACAAGCTGCTCGGCGGGCGGCTGGAGGTCGGCTTCGGAACGGGCGGTACCCCGCAGGCCTTCCTTCCCTTCGGCCTGGAAAGCAGCCAGCGCACGGAGGTCTATGGCAATCATCTTGCTCTCGTGCGCGATGCCTGGGCGGGCGGAGAGCTTGCAGGCGGCAACCGCCTGTATCCGGCAGCGCCGCATTTGCGCGACCATGTCTGGCAGGCGACATTTTCCGTTGGCGGCGGCTTGCGTGCCGGCCGTGATGGCGACGGGCTGATGTTATCTAGGACGCAGCCACGGCCGCCGGAGACACCGGACGCCAAGCTTTCGGACCTGCAGAACCCGATCATCGACGCCTATCTGTCAGCGCTGCCGGCCGGGCGGCAGCCGCGAATATTGGGTTCGCGCAGCCTCTTTGTCGCCGACAGCAGAAAGGAAGCCCTTCATTTTGCTGACATCGGCCTGAGGCGGATCGTCGAACACTTCAAGGCGGCGGGCTTTGTGATCCCAGGCGAAACCACGGCTGATTTGATTGGAGCCTTCGATGTTCACGTCGGCACCCCCGACGACGTTATCGCGTCGCTTCAGGCAGACACGGCATTGGCGCGGGTCACGGATCTGGTCTTTCAGGTGCATTCCGTCGATCCGCCGCATGAACATATCCTGCGCTCGCTGGAACTGACGGCTGCTCATGTCGCCCCAGCGCTTGGTTGGGTGCAACAGCGCCCCACCGGAAATGAACGCCGCTTCGCGGCGCAAGTCTAA